The following DNA comes from Anaerostipes rhamnosivorans.
TAATTTCTTTTCCGCCATCTGTCACATTTGTCTGCTGTCTCAGGTTCACCACAGGAACTTTGGCACCCCCGCTGACCACCTTTGTAATATGTAAAGTTTGTCCGTCCACAAGTTTTGCCTGCAGAGCTGTCCCTTTGTCTGTTAAAACTGCATTTTCCCAAATATTCATGATAATACCTCCTGATATAAACGACTGTTTCACAGAAGCCATCCAAAAAACTATGGCTATGCTGCCTTTTTATTTCTTTAGATCATGATCTTTATAAAAAATATAGCATAGTGCCCTGGGGCAATGTGGGCAAGTTAATGTAGGGACAATTGAGTTTCTAAACATATGTTATGTAACTAAATTTAAGTGATAATACTTCTATACATATTAAACTCCTATTTTTTTTAGCAGAACCCTAAATTGTTTATCAACCATATGTGTTGTACTGTTGCAATAAACCCGTATCTCTTTAGGATCTAGTATGGTAAATAGCCTACTAGGATCATTTGCGTTATTAAGGCCATATCCCCCACGCCACGATTCATATAGGACCTCTATAGCAACAACAATACAATTATCTTGTTTAAAACCCGATGGATATTTTAGATTTGTAAAACCAGAATTTGTAATAAAAGTTCCCGTTACTGTTGTAAAATCCGCAGTTACATTATGTAAATCCGCATTTAATTCCTCAATTCTTCCGTCAAGATCTACAATTGAACTTTTCAGACTGCCAATCTCAGCTGTATGAACCTGATACTGCTCAATATTCACCAGCCCTACGGGGTTTAAAGTAATATCAAATGGTGCAGTATTGGATGTTTTAAAACAAAAATCCCATGTGATAGAAAAACCAGGACCTTCTGTAGCGGAAGGAATATGTTTTGCCTCCGATGCCTGGGCAAGACAGTATAAAATCTCTCCCTCATCTGGATCCTGGGCGTATATGCCAACCTGCCAAAGATCATAACCCTTCTCCAGTTCTTTATTTTCCAACAATACCGGAACAATCATCTTATCCCCTTCAATTCTACTTGGCTGCAGGGTAATTTCCTTTCCTCCACCGGTTACACTCTTCTGCTGCCGCAGATTCACCACTGGAACCTTCACAGCCCCAGTCATCACCCTTGTGATTTGCAATGTCTTTCCATCCACTAACTTTGCCTGAAGAGCTGCCCCTTTGTCCGTCAATACTGTACTTTCCCAAATATTCATGTTTTTTCTCCTTTTAATTAATAACAAAACCTGCAAGCAAGAATATAACATGATGCCCAAGGGCAATGTGGGCAAGTTCTATTTGGGGCAATTACTTCCATAAAAGACAGCATAAAACAAAGTGGCAAGCCACTTCAACCCTCCAACCCCTCACGCATTTGTGTGCATAGTGCCCGCATGGCTTTTTTGTTCCATAGGGAGGTTCGGGGAACTTTCCTATGTAAAAAAGTGTCTTCGACACTTCAACTCCCCTGCCCCTCACTCATGAGGGGTTAAGGCTTTTCTTTTGTCTCTTTTTCCTTCATAATAGTCCTATGAATATATTACAGAAAATCTTTTGTGACCATTATGAAGAAATCAAATATACTCTCCATCCTCGTCCTTCTGTCATCCAAAACATTGACCGAATGCTTCATTGTGGCGACCCTTCTTTCGGTGGTGCCATGTATGGATGCTCCAAATGTGGCAACTTAAAGTTTGTTCCTTTTCGTTGCAAAAGCCGTTTCTGTCCTACCTGCGGTGCCAAGTATTCCATTGACCGCACTACTTCTATGGCTTTTAAAATCATCAACGTCAAACACAGACATTGTGTTTTTACCATTGCAGATGAACTTCGCTCTTACTTCCTCCAGGATCGTTCTCTTCTTAACTGCCTTTTTTCTGCTGTAAGAAGTGTCATTCTCCGCATGTTCCACAAGGATAATCAAACAGAATTATTTACTCCTGGTTTCATTCTTGTCCTTCATACCTTTGGCAGAGATTTGAAATGGAACCCGCATATTCACTGTCTCCTTTCAGAAGGTGGTCTGGGCAAAAGTGGCCTGTGGCAGGCAAAATCACATTTTAACTATACTTTCATGCGCAGCTCCTTTCAAACTGCTCTTTTGAATGAACTTAAGAAGAAACTTCCTCATTCTTTCAAAGAAGTGGTCTCTCAGGTTTACAAAAACAGCAGGGATGGCTTTTATGTCTATGCAAAACCAAACCGCTGTAAGCCAAAACAGGTGATTAACTACATCGGCCGGTATCTGGGCAGACCCGTCATCGCCACTTCCCGCATTGATCTCTACAACTCTATTGATGATACGGTCACGTTTCATTACAACCGTCATGAAGATGATCACTATGTGGAAGAAACTCTTCCCTCCATGGACTTCATCAAAAGACTGATCCGACACATTCCAGAAAAACATTTTAAACAAGTTCGTTACTATGGGCTTTATGCCAGATCCCATATAGAAGATTACAAACTCCATCATGCGATCCATTCATCAATGCATAAATTTTATCTTTCTATGAACAGATGGCGGGACTGTATCAGTCTCTCTTTTGGATATGACCCGATTCAATGCCCATGCTGTAACCAAAAAATGGAATTGCTCGAAATTTATCATAACCACAAGCGCGTTCCTCTCGATGAACTTTATCGAAAAGCCAAGGAAAAATATCATGGTCCTTAATCTTTACTCCCACAGCCTCCTCCGCTGTGATATACTGAACCAAACGGAGGACAATCAAAATGGATCCAAAACACATCGAGGAACTCAGACAAACGTATATGCAGCATCCACCTGAAGGGATGACCACGAAAGACATCAGATCTATGAGCGATGATGACTTACTGGATATGGATTATTTCCTGCATGAGGAGGATGATCTTGATGATGAAATCGGAGAAGAAGGTTTTTATCTCTTCTAATCCATTTCATCTGTTTGCCATGCCCATCTTTTGATGGGTATATTTTTTTATTCTAAACACCCCTTTATAGGAAACGACAAGTTTCCTATAAAGGAACAAAAAAACAGCTCAGACCCTTATAAATAAGGGCCTAAGCCGTTTCTTACGATAAG
Coding sequences within:
- a CDS encoding IS91 family transposase, which encodes MNILQKIFCDHYEEIKYTLHPRPSVIQNIDRMLHCGDPSFGGAMYGCSKCGNLKFVPFRCKSRFCPTCGAKYSIDRTTSMAFKIINVKHRHCVFTIADELRSYFLQDRSLLNCLFSAVRSVILRMFHKDNQTELFTPGFILVLHTFGRDLKWNPHIHCLLSEGGLGKSGLWQAKSHFNYTFMRSSFQTALLNELKKKLPHSFKEVVSQVYKNSRDGFYVYAKPNRCKPKQVINYIGRYLGRPVIATSRIDLYNSIDDTVTFHYNRHEDDHYVEETLPSMDFIKRLIRHIPEKHFKQVRYYGLYARSHIEDYKLHHAIHSSMHKFYLSMNRWRDCISLSFGYDPIQCPCCNQKMELLEIYHNHKRVPLDELYRKAKEKYHGP